A region of the Blattabacterium cuenoti genome:
TTTGAAATGATAAATAATGCAAAAAAAATAGTTCATTATATTGTCCAGTGGTTAAAAAAATACATAAAAAAAACTCAATCAAATGGTTTTGTTATTGGAATATCCGGAGGAATAGATTCTGCTGTGACCTCCATATTAGTAGCTATGACTAAATATCCAATTTTTACATTAGAAATGCCTATTTTAGAAAAAAATCCAAATTTTCTATCTGAACAACATGTAAATTTTTTAAAATCTAGATTTTTAAATATTCATCATTTAAAAAAAGATCTATCTTCTTTATTCACTTCTTTTATTCACACTATAAATGATAATATTACAGAAAAAAAAAATAAACCTTTAGCCTTAGCCAATGCAAAATCTCGTCTCCGTATGTTAACTCTATATTATTACGCAAATATAGAGAATTGTCTAGTGGTGGGAACTGGAAATAAAGTAGAAGATTTTGGAGTTGGATTTTTTACAAAATATGGAGACGGAGGCGTAGATATACATCCTATAGCAGATTTAACTAAAAGTGAAATCCGTTGTATTGCTAAAGAATTAAATATTCTTGATGGAATACAAAAAGCTGAACCTACAGATGGATTATGGGAAGATCAAAGATCCGATGAAGATCAGTTAAAAGCTACTTATGAAGAATTAGAATGGGCCATGAAAATCGCAAAAAAAAAGGAAAAAAATTTTCATGAAACCTTTAAAAGAAGAGAATATGATATTTTAAAAATATATCAATATCTACACAAAAAAAATGAACACAAGATGAGACCTATTCCTATCTGTAAAATTCCTGATATTTTAAGAAATGGAAAAATAATCTCCTGATTCTTGGAAAACAAAGAGAAACATATCAATCCAAAAACCTTTTCGTACCTTTGTTTTTCATGGATTAAGTTAAATTATGATGGGAGAAGAGTATAAAAAATTTTTAGAAAAAGATAATAAGGATACTAATTTTTTAGAAAATCATGGAACTCCACTACGTGATGATGCTTTTCTTATAAGCGACGAAAAAAAAATTGATAAAATAGAAAAACATTTTTTCCACATCATGGAAATTTTAGGTTTGGATATGAATGATGATAGTTTACGTAGTACACCTAAACGTG
Encoded here:
- the nadE gene encoding NAD(+) synthase encodes the protein MINNAKKIVHYIVQWLKKYIKKTQSNGFVIGISGGIDSAVTSILVAMTKYPIFTLEMPILEKNPNFLSEQHVNFLKSRFLNIHHLKKDLSSLFTSFIHTINDNITEKKNKPLALANAKSRLRMLTLYYYANIENCLVVGTGNKVEDFGVGFFTKYGDGGVDIHPIADLTKSEIRCIAKELNILDGIQKAEPTDGLWEDQRSDEDQLKATYEELEWAMKIAKKKEKNFHETFKRREYDILKIYQYLHKKNEHKMRPIPICKIPDILRNGKIIS